The proteins below come from a single Necator americanus strain Aroian chromosome V, whole genome shotgun sequence genomic window:
- a CDS encoding hypothetical protein (NECATOR_CHRV.G17682.T1), whose amino-acid sequence MNVDDFHRPVHEGFSTSSVKENSIAIDDNDEQLQRFKPQPTSVLISPFEVETEIIPGVFHAVFLRRLECIHAADATDVLHVDGDSVLNKKRTPRIRVISSRAYYYCLLFNRPRFYE is encoded by the exons ATGAATGTGGATGACTTTCATCGTCCTGTCCATGAGGGATTTTCGACATCGTCAGTTAAG gaaaattcgatcgcaATTGATGACAATGACGAACAACTGCAGCGGTTTAAACCTCAGCCCACATCCGTATTAATTTCaccgttcgaagtggaaactgaGATAATACCAGGCGTCTTCCACGCtgttttcttacgacgattag aATGCATCCATGCTGCTGATGCTACGGATGTTCTACATGTTGACGGCGACAgtgttttgaataaaaaacgaACGCCGCGTATCCGTGTCATTTCTTCGCGtgcatattattattgtttgttgttcAATCGGCCACGTTTTTACGAATAA
- a CDS encoding hypothetical protein (NECATOR_CHRV.G17681.T1) → MSKKTDRHLKTVKLIKIPRCLGKFDIDKVAVDLLLFVSPVPRVLPLFIDLLERAPIILPFVAIARKCCPVASLLASDTKSVVFFFEGLRKDVGLSGRRSSCIAFDAEWYPIACGSAPTIVVEKHHVSGPPNNCFPWHMRQRL, encoded by the coding sequence ATGAGCAAGAAAACTGACCGTCATCTGAAGACCgttaaattaatcaaaatacCCAGATGTCTTGGAAAATTTGATATAGACAAAGTGGCAGTGGATTTGCTGTTATTCGTATCACCTGTACCACgtgtgctcccgttgttcatcgatttgctcgagcgggcaccaataatacttccatttgtcgcGATCGCGCGCAAGTGTTGCCCAGTGGCATCCCTTCTCGCGAGCGACACGAAGAGCgtcgtatttttcttcgaaggacttcgtaaagaCGTCGGActatcgggtcggcggtcttcctgcatTGCGTTTGATGCCGAGTGGTATCCAATCGCTTGCGGCTCTgctccaacgattgtcgttgaaaagCACCACGTATCCGGGCCACCTAATAActgctttccttggcatatgcggcagcgtctctga